In one window of Paraflavitalea soli DNA:
- a CDS encoding endonuclease/exonuclease/phosphatase family protein, which yields MAIRTIAKRFFIIFHIGIAALFLLSCANAFLHPEKWWFFALLGLAFPFLLILVIICLLFWTLFRSRWAFLSLAALILGYSNIRALIGFHPGGFTTTKKEKNIRILTWNVRWFDEQKRITKGAYPSRKQMLAFIKEQDPDILCFQEYFETNKVNYSNLKDIQKMNYPYFYKVIDYGRKGGPMEVGVAIFSRFPIVDSMRIRYPGPAQLRAAESLIFCDIMVPGQTIRVFNTHLQSVLFQKEDYERLRIIRTADDSILDASRSILKKLRQGYASRGNQVDIVREQLDKSPYPVVLCGDFNDVPNSYTYFHIRGDRQDAFIAASNGIGRTYRDVAPTLRIDYIMADKRLEVAQCKRFAIPYSDHYPVLADLQLKAPE from the coding sequence ATGGCCATACGAACCATCGCGAAGCGTTTTTTTATCATTTTTCACATTGGTATAGCAGCACTCTTCCTGCTTTCCTGTGCCAATGCTTTCCTGCATCCTGAAAAATGGTGGTTCTTTGCGCTGCTGGGCCTTGCATTCCCCTTTCTGCTTATACTGGTGATCATTTGCCTCCTTTTCTGGACTTTGTTCCGATCGCGCTGGGCATTCCTTTCGCTGGCGGCTTTGATACTGGGGTATAGCAATATCCGGGCGCTTATTGGTTTTCATCCGGGCGGTTTTACTACTACTAAAAAAGAAAAAAACATTCGCATCCTGACCTGGAATGTACGCTGGTTCGATGAACAGAAACGCATTACCAAGGGAGCCTACCCAAGCCGCAAGCAGATGCTTGCTTTTATTAAGGAACAGGACCCTGATATCCTGTGTTTCCAGGAATATTTTGAAACGAATAAAGTCAACTACAGCAATCTAAAGGATATTCAAAAAATGAATTATCCTTATTTCTATAAAGTGATCGACTATGGCCGCAAGGGCGGCCCTATGGAAGTAGGGGTAGCTATTTTTTCCCGGTTTCCCATTGTAGATAGCATGCGCATCAGGTACCCCGGGCCAGCACAATTACGGGCTGCAGAAAGTCTTATATTTTGTGATATTATGGTGCCGGGACAAACGATACGGGTATTCAATACGCACCTGCAATCGGTATTGTTCCAAAAGGAAGATTATGAGCGCTTGCGCATTATCAGAACAGCGGATGACAGTATCCTGGACGCCTCCCGCTCTATATTGAAAAAGCTGCGACAGGGATATGCCTCCCGCGGCAACCAGGTGGATATTGTACGGGAGCAGCTGGATAAAAGTCCTTATCCGGTGGTCCTTTGCGGGGATTTTAATGATGTGCCCAACTCTTACACTTATTTTCATATACGGGGCGACCGCCAGGATGCTTTTATAGCAGCCAGTAATGGGATCGGACGTACCTACCGGGATGTGGCCCCCACGCTCAGGATAGATTATATTATGGCCGACAAGCGGCTGGAGGTGGCTCAATGCAAACGGTTTGCTATTCCCTATTCGGATCATTACCCGGTATTGGCGGACCTGCAGCTGAAGGCCCCTGAATAA
- a CDS encoding rhomboid family intramembrane serine protease, which produces MFLWIVYWMSGTSKAVYEADILNWFVLPSNLSTLASRPWTIFTYMFMHVEPMHLIGNVLWLWAFGYILQDLSGPRKIIPLFIYGGLAGGVFYVISYNLIPVLAGVAPFSHLLGASAGVMAIAIATTALAPGYRIFPMINGGIPLWVLTLIFVVLDFAMITGSNTGGHLAHLAGAATGFIFVHQLRRGRDWSAWMNRFFDWVNNLFNPDKRSWKKTAKDELHYKSKGTPPYKKIPNITQKRIDEILDKINQQGYRFLTEEEKEILKRASEDEEL; this is translated from the coding sequence ATGTTTTTATGGATAGTTTACTGGATGTCGGGCACCAGTAAAGCGGTTTATGAAGCAGATATCCTCAACTGGTTTGTTTTACCTTCCAACCTAAGCACGCTGGCCAGCCGCCCCTGGACGATCTTCACTTATATGTTTATGCATGTAGAGCCGATGCACCTGATCGGGAATGTGCTGTGGCTATGGGCCTTTGGTTATATTCTACAGGACCTTTCCGGCCCCAGGAAGATCATACCCTTGTTTATTTATGGGGGATTGGCTGGTGGGGTATTTTATGTTATCAGTTACAACCTGATCCCGGTGCTGGCAGGGGTTGCTCCCTTCAGCCATCTACTGGGTGCTTCGGCCGGGGTAATGGCCATCGCTATTGCCACTACGGCACTGGCACCTGGCTATCGCATTTTCCCCATGATCAATGGAGGTATACCGCTGTGGGTGCTGACGCTGATCTTTGTGGTACTTGATTTTGCCATGATCACGGGCAGTAATACGGGTGGCCACCTGGCGCACCTGGCAGGCGCTGCAACCGGCTTCATTTTTGTACACCAACTGCGCAGGGGACGTGACTGGAGCGCCTGGATGAACAGGTTTTTTGATTGGGTAAATAACCTGTTCAATCCCGATAAGCGGAGTTGGAAAAAGACAGCTAAGGACGAACTGCATTATAAATCGAAGGGCACCCCGCCTTATAAAAAGATTCCCAATATTACTCAGAAGCGTATTGATGAGATATTGGACAAGATCAACCAACAGGGATACCGCTTCCTGACAGAAGAAGAAAAAGAAATTTTGAAGCGGGCCTCGGAGGATGAAGAGTTGTAA
- a CDS encoding rhomboid family intramembrane serine protease has protein sequence MFLPLTPVVKNLLIVNGLIFLAQITFQNKFPVDEWFAQHHFLSKDFRPHQLLTYVFMHGSFQHLFFNMLGLFMFGTKLEMVWGAKRFLTFYLICGIGAGLISGLATLVETYPVISDLNFLQDHPTARNFNMLLSKYDWIRVGVNPAFTNLVNANPNAPGIGQEIISFVDQAKTAATAGQMVGASGALFGILAGVAYLFPNDMVMIYLLFPLKMKWLVLIYGGIELWSAIQNNPNDQVAHVAHLGGGLVGFLIVYFSYRRGNRRKLF, from the coding sequence ATGTTTTTGCCCTTAACGCCTGTAGTTAAAAACCTGCTGATCGTTAATGGTCTTATTTTCCTGGCACAAATTACTTTTCAGAATAAGTTTCCCGTAGATGAATGGTTTGCCCAACACCATTTCCTCTCCAAGGACTTCCGTCCGCATCAGCTGCTCACCTATGTTTTCATGCATGGCTCCTTCCAGCACTTGTTTTTCAACATGCTGGGGTTGTTTATGTTTGGTACCAAGCTGGAGATGGTTTGGGGGGCTAAGCGGTTCCTTACCTTCTACCTGATCTGCGGGATCGGTGCGGGACTTATCAGCGGCCTGGCCACGCTGGTGGAAACCTATCCGGTGATCAGTGACCTGAACTTTTTACAGGATCACCCTACGGCCCGGAATTTTAATATGCTTTTAAGCAAATATGATTGGATCAGGGTGGGAGTAAATCCCGCGTTTACGAATCTGGTGAATGCCAATCCCAATGCACCCGGAATCGGGCAGGAAATCATAAGTTTTGTTGACCAGGCCAAGACTGCAGCCACCGCCGGACAAATGGTAGGAGCTTCGGGCGCTCTTTTTGGCATCCTGGCAGGTGTTGCTTACCTGTTTCCCAACGATATGGTGATGATCTACCTGCTTTTCCCCTTGAAAATGAAATGGCTGGTGCTTATTTATGGCGGAATTGAACTCTGGTCTGCCATTCAAAACAACCCGAATGACCAGGTAGCTCATGTGGCCCACCTGGGGGGTGGCCTGGTAGGCTTTTTGATAGTGTATTTCAGTTATCGAAGAGGAAACCGGCGTAAATTATTCTAA
- the rlmD gene encoding 23S rRNA (uracil(1939)-C(5))-methyltransferase RlmD, with protein MRKKNVVLQKLVVQDYAAEGKALAKIDGKVVFISGAVPGDVVDVRLSKNKKEWAEGKAVHFYAFSKDRVSPFCEHFGVCGGCKWQMLPYAKQLEYKQHEVEQNLRRIGKVELPPIAAIAGCESTERYRNKLEFTFSNRRYLLPDEIANATAIDQESALGFHVPRLFDKVIDINTCHLMAEPTNAIKNTIRRFAMEQGYSFYDIREHQGWLRTLIIRVCTTGEVMVNVCFGYHDQEALTRLFDHLLATVPGITTLLYTINPKKNDTIYDLQPRAYYGKGYITEKLEGLRFKIGPKSFFQTNTRQGERLYEITRDFAELTGKETVYDLYCGTGSIGLFVSQQAAKIIGVEVIAEAIEDAKENAALNNIEHAQFFAGDVIDICNDAFFAHHGKPDVIITDPPRAGMHEKLVQKILDMEAPLVVYVSCNPATQARDLNKLDEKYVVTRVQPVDMFPHTHHIENVVQLKLRNQDITFVTSKTAL; from the coding sequence ATGAGAAAAAAGAATGTGGTACTGCAAAAATTGGTGGTACAGGATTATGCGGCTGAGGGTAAAGCGCTGGCTAAAATAGATGGAAAGGTGGTTTTTATTTCAGGGGCGGTACCGGGTGATGTGGTGGATGTACGCTTATCCAAGAACAAAAAGGAATGGGCGGAAGGAAAAGCTGTTCATTTCTATGCGTTTTCCAAAGACAGGGTAAGTCCTTTTTGCGAACATTTTGGTGTTTGCGGGGGTTGTAAGTGGCAGATGCTGCCCTACGCCAAACAGCTGGAGTATAAACAACATGAGGTAGAGCAAAACCTTCGGCGCATTGGCAAGGTAGAATTACCACCCATCGCGGCTATAGCGGGCTGTGAAAGCACTGAGCGCTATAGGAATAAGCTGGAATTCACCTTCAGCAACCGCCGTTACCTGTTGCCGGATGAAATCGCTAATGCAACAGCGATCGACCAGGAGAGCGCGCTGGGGTTCCATGTGCCGCGTCTGTTTGATAAGGTGATTGATATCAATACCTGCCACCTGATGGCGGAGCCTACCAATGCGATCAAGAATACGATCCGCCGCTTTGCGATGGAGCAGGGATATAGTTTTTACGATATCCGGGAGCACCAGGGCTGGCTGCGCACACTGATCATCAGGGTTTGTACCACGGGAGAAGTGATGGTGAACGTGTGTTTCGGGTACCATGACCAGGAGGCGCTTACCAGGCTGTTTGACCATTTGCTGGCAACAGTACCGGGAATCACCACGCTGCTGTATACGATCAATCCTAAAAAGAATGATACTATTTATGACCTGCAACCGCGGGCATATTATGGAAAAGGATATATTACAGAAAAGCTCGAAGGGCTGCGCTTCAAGATAGGTCCTAAGTCCTTTTTCCAGACGAATACACGGCAGGGGGAAAGATTATACGAGATAACACGTGATTTTGCTGAGTTGACGGGGAAGGAGACGGTTTATGATCTTTATTGTGGTACAGGCAGTATCGGGTTGTTTGTGAGCCAACAGGCGGCAAAGATCATAGGAGTAGAAGTGATTGCCGAGGCGATTGAGGATGCCAAAGAAAATGCGGCCCTCAATAATATTGAGCACGCACAATTTTTCGCCGGAGATGTTATAGATATTTGTAACGATGCTTTCTTTGCCCATCATGGTAAGCCGGATGTCATCATCACGGATCCTCCAAGGGCGGGTATGCATGAGAAGCTGGTGCAAAAGATATTGGATATGGAAGCGCCGCTGGTGGTGTATGTGAGTTGTAATCCGGCCACGCAGGCCAGGGACCTGAATAAGCTGGATGAGAAATATGTGGTAACCAGGGTACAGCCGGTGGATATGTTCCCCCACACGCATCATATCGAAAACGTGGTGCAACTAAAGCTCAGAAACCAAGACATTACATTTGTAACATCTAAAACAGCATTATAG
- the ligA gene encoding NAD-dependent DNA ligase LigA gives MYSTGQTKSLQQLTITLLEKVTKDKINPANEVNELREVLRFHEYRYYIMNDPLVADYEYDQLFKALEKIEAQHPELITSDSPTMRVAKGLTKDFPPAPHLVPMLSLENSYNEQDLVDWDRKNRELAKMDNIEYCVEPKFDGASISLIYENDLLARGATRGDGVQGDEITTNIKQIRSVPLSAKISAYGLQQLEIRGEVLLTKANFKKYNDQLIEQSLAPLANPRNAAAGSLRIKDPKEVSKRNLEAFLYNISYYVTLPGAPVHKLLETHSGSLEMLWELGFRSPMKEKMVFKGIDAVVKYCHEYEQKRDDLPYEIDGMVIKVNKVELQDQLGMTTHHPRWAMAYKFKARQATSKLKAVEFQVGRTGSVTPVAKIEPVPIGGVTVGSISLFNEEVIREKDLMIGDSVLVERAGDVIPYIVKSLPELRTGKEQPIVFPTKCPVCHDKLVKTADEAVWRCVNINCEAQVLQRIFHFTSKDAMDIRGLGEAIVQKFYDLGFLKDIPGIYTLPFDKIRGLEGFGEKSITNLQAAITASKEQPLHRLIFALGIRYVGETTAKTLAHAVKHLLDFAQFSLEELQALEDVGPKVAGSIYQFFRNPDNISMLQHLETLGLKLKNDKKDIVVDGNLSGQTFLFTGTLPTLKRSEAEALVESNGGKLQGSVSSKLNYLVAGEEAGSKLEKAKKITSIKIISEAEFLSLVNR, from the coding sequence ATGTACTCCACTGGCCAAACCAAATCATTGCAACAGCTCACCATCACTTTACTCGAGAAGGTCACAAAGGATAAAATAAACCCCGCCAATGAGGTGAACGAGCTGAGGGAGGTACTGCGCTTTCATGAATACCGCTATTACATCATGAATGATCCCCTGGTGGCCGATTACGAATATGATCAGTTGTTCAAAGCCCTGGAGAAAATAGAGGCTCAGCATCCGGAGCTCATTACCTCCGATTCACCTACCATGCGCGTGGCCAAAGGCCTTACCAAAGATTTTCCCCCGGCCCCCCACCTCGTACCCATGCTTTCCCTGGAAAATTCCTACAATGAGCAGGACTTGGTCGACTGGGACCGCAAGAACAGGGAGCTGGCCAAAATGGACAATATTGAGTATTGCGTGGAACCTAAATTTGATGGCGCCAGCATATCCCTGATCTATGAAAATGATCTCCTGGCCCGGGGAGCTACCCGTGGAGATGGCGTTCAGGGCGACGAAATAACCACCAATATAAAACAGATACGCTCCGTACCCCTGAGCGCAAAGATCTCAGCCTATGGACTCCAGCAGCTGGAAATAAGAGGCGAAGTATTACTGACAAAAGCCAACTTTAAAAAATACAACGATCAGCTGATCGAACAAAGCCTTGCTCCATTAGCCAATCCACGCAATGCGGCCGCTGGTTCTTTGCGCATCAAAGATCCCAAAGAAGTAAGCAAGCGTAACCTGGAAGCCTTCCTGTACAACATCAGCTACTACGTTACACTGCCCGGAGCCCCCGTTCATAAACTCCTCGAAACGCACAGCGGTTCCCTGGAAATGTTGTGGGAGCTGGGTTTCCGTAGCCCTATGAAAGAAAAGATGGTCTTCAAGGGCATCGATGCTGTCGTAAAGTATTGCCATGAATATGAGCAAAAACGTGATGACCTTCCTTATGAAATTGATGGCATGGTAATCAAGGTCAATAAGGTGGAATTGCAGGATCAATTGGGCATGACTACCCACCACCCGCGCTGGGCCATGGCTTATAAATTCAAAGCCCGGCAGGCCACCAGCAAACTTAAAGCCGTAGAGTTCCAGGTGGGCCGTACCGGTTCCGTGACCCCCGTAGCTAAAATAGAACCAGTGCCCATTGGCGGCGTAACCGTGGGCTCTATTTCCCTGTTCAATGAAGAAGTGATCCGCGAAAAAGACCTCATGATTGGCGATTCTGTACTGGTAGAGCGTGCGGGCGATGTGATCCCATATATAGTAAAATCACTACCCGAGCTTAGAACAGGAAAAGAACAACCCATTGTGTTCCCTACAAAATGCCCCGTTTGTCACGATAAATTGGTCAAGACCGCTGATGAGGCCGTATGGCGTTGTGTGAACATTAATTGCGAAGCACAGGTACTGCAGCGCATTTTCCACTTCACCAGCAAAGATGCCATGGATATACGCGGCCTTGGTGAAGCCATTGTACAGAAGTTTTATGACCTGGGTTTTCTCAAAGACATTCCCGGTATCTACACATTACCATTTGATAAAATAAGAGGCCTCGAAGGCTTTGGTGAGAAAAGTATTACCAACCTCCAGGCCGCTATCACTGCCTCGAAAGAACAGCCGCTGCACAGGCTCATATTCGCACTTGGTATTCGATACGTAGGCGAAACAACCGCCAAAACCCTTGCCCACGCAGTAAAGCATTTGCTTGATTTCGCTCAATTTTCGCTTGAAGAATTACAGGCACTGGAGGACGTGGGACCTAAGGTAGCAGGCAGCATCTACCAGTTTTTCCGTAATCCCGATAACATCAGTATGCTTCAGCACCTGGAGACCTTGGGATTGAAGTTGAAAAATGATAAAAAAGATATAGTCGTTGACGGCAACCTTTCAGGACAAACGTTTTTGTTTACCGGCACCCTGCCTACCCTGAAACGCAGTGAGGCTGAGGCTTTGGTAGAATCCAATGGAGGTAAGCTACAAGGCAGCGTGAGTAGTAAACTCAACTATCTGGTGGCTGGTGAAGAGGCAGGATCCAAATTGGAAAAGGCTAAGAAGATCACCTCCATCAAGATCATTTCCGAGGCAGAGTTCCTGAGCTTGGTTAACCGCTAA
- a CDS encoding helix-turn-helix domain-containing protein, producing MIKKLPNEVWKPLQFPGWKHLRKKYALSSHGRIASYTDDVIEDGKLLQGSLTTGYRTLNLHRPGNNGTLYIHREIARLFLGKPSAKNKYVIHLNHNKLDNTVKNLKWASLEEMISHQQNSPAKIAYKKVQANRTEGLKLNANQVKSIKKVLTDKNRKITIKKLAEKYGVSEMTMYRIKSGENWGRI from the coding sequence ATGATAAAAAAACTCCCCAACGAGGTGTGGAAACCTTTACAGTTTCCAGGCTGGAAGCACCTTAGAAAAAAGTATGCGCTGTCGTCACACGGCCGCATAGCCAGCTACACAGACGATGTTATTGAAGATGGTAAATTGTTGCAAGGTTCATTAACTACCGGTTACCGGACGTTGAACCTGCACAGACCCGGAAACAATGGCACCCTCTACATTCACCGTGAGATTGCCAGGCTATTCCTCGGCAAACCTTCGGCGAAAAACAAGTATGTGATTCACCTGAATCACAACAAGCTCGACAACACAGTGAAAAACCTTAAATGGGCTTCACTGGAAGAAATGATCTCTCACCAACAAAACAGCCCGGCTAAGATCGCTTACAAAAAGGTGCAGGCCAACCGCACCGAAGGTCTTAAGCTCAATGCTAACCAGGTGAAGAGCATCAAAAAAGTCCTTACAGACAAGAACCGGAAGATCACCATTAAAAAATTAGCGGAAAAATATGGCGTCAGTGAGATGACGATGTACCGCATTAAAAGTGGTGAGAACTGGGGCAGGATCTAA
- a CDS encoding DUF2461 domain-containing protein, with amino-acid sequence MLLPATIKFLKDLKKNNDKSWFDAHRPQYEAAKKNFEQFIQTVIDKHGKQDPTIKELTAKSCMFRINRDVRFSKDKSPYKTNFGASINRGGKKSIYAGYYFHCEPGEAFVGGGIWMPMPPEVKKIRQEIDYCFDEFKKILANKKFRDIYGTLDQGEEYSLARVPQGFEKDNPAAEYLKLKSWLAMEQLKDSDLTSDALVKKTVAAFEALQPLVTFLNRALDE; translated from the coding sequence ATGCTGCTGCCAGCCACCATCAAATTTCTCAAAGACCTCAAAAAGAACAACGATAAATCCTGGTTCGACGCCCACCGCCCCCAATACGAAGCCGCTAAAAAAAACTTCGAACAATTCATTCAGACCGTCATTGATAAACACGGTAAACAGGATCCTACCATTAAAGAATTGACAGCCAAAAGCTGTATGTTCCGTATCAACCGCGACGTTCGCTTTTCAAAAGATAAAAGCCCCTATAAAACCAATTTCGGCGCCAGTATCAACCGCGGTGGTAAGAAATCCATTTATGCCGGTTATTATTTTCACTGCGAACCCGGTGAAGCTTTTGTCGGTGGAGGTATCTGGATGCCCATGCCCCCGGAAGTGAAGAAAATACGCCAGGAAATAGATTACTGCTTTGATGAATTTAAAAAGATCCTGGCCAATAAGAAATTCCGGGACATATATGGAACCTTAGACCAGGGGGAGGAGTATTCCCTGGCCCGGGTGCCCCAGGGCTTTGAAAAAGACAATCCGGCCGCTGAATACCTCAAACTCAAAAGCTGGCTGGCCATGGAACAGCTCAAAGACAGCGACCTGACCTCTGATGCCCTGGTCAAGAAAACCGTAGCAGCCTTTGAGGCCCTGCAACCCTTAGTGACATTCCTCAACCGCGCCCTCGACGAATAA
- a CDS encoding aspartate-semialdehyde dehydrogenase: protein MKVAVVGATGLVGTKMLQVLAERNFPVTELLPVASERSVGKEVEYRGKQYKIISMTDAIAAKPAVAIFSAGGSTSLEWAPKFAEAGITVIDNSSAWRMDPTKKLIVPEVNADALGKEDKIIANPNCSTIQMVVALNPLHKKYNIKRIVVSTYQSVTGTGKKAVDQLMGERAKAEKGSNGEYPMAYKYPIDLNVIPQIDVFLENGYTKEEMKMVNETKKIMRDDTIRVTATTVRIPVMGGHSESVNVEFADDYTLTDVRNLLSSAPGVVVVDEPATQQYPMPMDAHDRDEVFVGRLRRDDTQPNTLNLWVVSDNLRKGAATNAVQIAEYLVSKNLL, encoded by the coding sequence ATGAAAGTTGCAGTAGTAGGCGCCACAGGTCTTGTAGGCACTAAAATGTTACAGGTATTAGCTGAACGTAATTTCCCGGTTACAGAACTCCTTCCGGTAGCTTCTGAAAGATCAGTAGGCAAGGAAGTTGAGTACAGGGGTAAGCAATACAAGATCATCAGTATGACGGATGCTATTGCAGCCAAACCTGCTGTGGCCATTTTTTCTGCAGGTGGCAGTACTTCACTGGAGTGGGCCCCTAAGTTTGCGGAAGCCGGTATTACTGTCATTGACAATTCCTCGGCCTGGCGTATGGACCCTACCAAGAAACTGATCGTTCCGGAGGTGAATGCTGATGCATTGGGTAAGGAGGATAAGATCATTGCCAATCCGAATTGCTCTACTATTCAAATGGTGGTAGCGCTGAATCCGCTGCACAAGAAATATAATATTAAACGTATTGTGGTATCTACTTACCAAAGTGTAACGGGTACGGGCAAGAAAGCAGTGGATCAACTCATGGGAGAACGCGCCAAAGCAGAAAAAGGCAGTAATGGAGAATATCCCATGGCTTATAAATATCCCATTGACCTGAATGTAATTCCGCAGATCGATGTATTCCTGGAGAATGGTTATACCAAGGAAGAGATGAAAATGGTAAATGAGACGAAGAAGATCATGCGCGATGATACTATCCGGGTCACAGCCACCACGGTACGTATTCCGGTAATGGGCGGGCATAGTGAGAGTGTGAATGTAGAGTTTGCGGATGACTATACGCTGACAGATGTGAGAAACCTGTTGAGCAGCGCACCAGGGGTAGTGGTGGTAGATGAACCAGCAACACAACAATATCCGATGCCGATGGATGCGCACGACCGTGATGAGGTATTTGTAGGCCGCCTGCGTCGTGATGACACGCAACCCAATACGCTGAACCTTTGGGTGGTGAGTGATAACCTGCGCAAGGGAGCTGCCACGAATGCAGTACAGATTGCGGAGTACCTGGTATCCAAAAACCTGTTGTAA
- a CDS encoding lamin tail domain-containing protein, with translation MTVKLLAVLLLAPIAMLRAQTSRPFDIVMTELFPDPSPPVALPNNEFIELKNVSGHTINLKGWKLSDGTATATIQANVDIGVDSFVIICPNSAVPLFSTMGTTIGVSNFPSLNNDADIITLYAPEGNTIHAVAYTDQWYRNPLKAAGGWTLEMVDPRNPCTGAANWKASVDPHGGSPGRENSVAGNNHDEMPPALLRTYTIDSITLVAVFDESLDSTAAADPHRYTLSHTIGHPVSAVPLAPLFHEVVLKLAAPLNPNEVYQLTTKELTDCSANAIGMMNIAKAGLPVPADTQAIIINELLFDPPSGGSDYIELYNRSRKVVDLKQLYVANRSAAGVLSGMQQLSAESRLFFPGEYMVVTEDGAWLQQQYNVKDPAAVIQLSSLPSLPDDKGTLVLIDWQGAPIDELQYDRKWHFSLITDEEGVALERIDYSKPAQDSHNWMSAASTAGFGTPGYRNSQFRADLQAKGMVTITPTLFSPDNDGFDDFATIQYQMTEPGYVTNITFFDASGRAVRHLARNATLGREGVFRWDGLDNNRRSLPVGTYIMYAEIFNTQGKTKKIRNTVTLIRRL, from the coding sequence ATGACTGTAAAACTGCTTGCTGTATTATTGCTGGCGCCCATCGCCATGCTTCGTGCACAAACTTCCCGGCCATTTGATATCGTAATGACCGAACTGTTTCCCGATCCTTCACCTCCCGTAGCCCTGCCCAATAATGAATTTATAGAATTGAAAAATGTCTCCGGGCATACCATCAACCTCAAAGGCTGGAAGCTAAGCGATGGCACTGCTACCGCTACCATCCAGGCCAATGTTGATATCGGGGTCGATAGCTTTGTGATCATATGTCCTAACTCAGCAGTACCCCTGTTTTCAACGATGGGCACTACAATAGGCGTCAGTAATTTCCCCTCCCTGAATAATGATGCCGACATCATTACCCTCTATGCTCCCGAGGGCAATACCATACATGCCGTGGCTTACACCGATCAATGGTATCGCAATCCCCTGAAAGCAGCCGGTGGCTGGACCCTCGAAATGGTTGACCCACGCAATCCCTGCACCGGCGCTGCTAATTGGAAGGCTTCTGTTGATCCTCATGGCGGATCACCCGGAAGGGAAAACTCTGTAGCCGGCAACAACCATGATGAAATGCCCCCTGCTTTGTTGAGAACCTATACCATCGACAGCATTACCCTGGTAGCTGTATTTGATGAGTCGCTGGACAGTACTGCTGCTGCTGACCCACACCGGTATACATTGAGCCATACCATAGGCCATCCCGTATCGGCCGTACCATTGGCGCCCCTCTTCCATGAAGTGGTATTAAAACTGGCAGCTCCTCTCAACCCAAACGAAGTATACCAGCTCACAACAAAAGAACTGACAGACTGCAGTGCCAATGCCATCGGTATGATGAACATTGCCAAAGCCGGGCTGCCCGTGCCGGCAGATACCCAGGCCATTATTATTAATGAATTGTTATTTGACCCTCCGTCTGGCGGATCTGATTATATAGAATTGTACAATCGTAGCAGAAAAGTGGTTGATCTTAAACAATTGTATGTGGCCAATCGTTCTGCAGCAGGCGTGTTATCCGGAATGCAGCAACTGTCTGCCGAATCCCGCTTGTTTTTTCCAGGCGAATACATGGTAGTAACCGAAGATGGCGCCTGGCTGCAACAGCAATACAACGTTAAAGACCCTGCTGCTGTGATACAGCTTTCATCACTGCCTTCCCTGCCCGATGACAAAGGCACCCTCGTGCTGATTGATTGGCAGGGAGCGCCAATAGATGAATTGCAATATGACAGGAAATGGCATTTCTCATTGATCACTGATGAGGAGGGCGTTGCCCTGGAAAGAATAGATTATAGCAAACCGGCACAGGATAGCCACAACTGGATGTCGGCCGCTTCTACAGCAGGGTTCGGTACCCCCGGTTACCGCAATTCTCAGTTCAGGGCCGATCTCCAGGCAAAAGGCATGGTCACTATCACACCCACCCTGTTTTCGCCCGACAATGATGGGTTTGATGACTTTGCCACCATCCAATACCAGATGACAGAGCCTGGTTATGTTACCAATATCACGTTCTTTGATGCTTCGGGAAGGGCCGTACGCCACCTGGCAAGGAATGCAACCTTGGGCAGGGAGGGCGTTTTCAGATGGGATGGGCTGGACAATAACCGCCGTAGCCTGCCCGTAGGTACCTATATCATGTACGCAGAAATATTTAATACCCAGGGCAAAACAAAAAAAATCAGAAATACTGTAACATTAATTCGCCGGTTATAA